The Mucilaginibacter rubeus genomic interval AGTTTAATATTATTGCTAAAATTATTCAGGCTGTTTTCAGCGAGGTTGCCATTATCTATATTATAGGTCATGGCCAGGTAGTACTTGGCTTTTTCCGATCCACCGCTGGCGTTCATGTTGAAGCGCTGATTGCTGGTTTTGTTTTTTATCAACTGTTTGATCCAGTTGTTATTAGGGTAAAGCAGCGGATCATCGCCTTTAGCCGTATGATCTATTTTGTTTTGAGAATAAGGTAAAGCGCCAAGCGGGTTACGGGTTAACACGGCTTCGTTGGCCAATGTCATGTAGGTGATGTTGTCAGCAAGATCAATGTTTTTAATATTTGACGAAGTTGAATTTTCACCGCGAATATTAAACTTAACAGCGCCAACATCCCCACGCTTGGTAGTTACCAGGATTACGCCATTGGCACCCCTCGCACCATATAACGATGAAGCGGTAGCATCCTTTAGTACCGAAAAACCCGAGATATCATCCGGCTGAAGTCTCGCCAGATCGGTAGTACCTGATTCTATACCGTCGATCAATATCAACGGGTCAACTTTACCTGCACCAAAAGTGCCTACACCCCTGATAAAGAACTGGGCATTATCAGCACCCGGTTCACCGCTTCGCTGATAGGAGATCATGCCGGGCACAACACCCGCAAGCATGGTGGTAAGGTTACTTGACGGACCTTTTAGTTGTTTTGGGTTTACTGTTGTGATTGAGCTTACCAGACTTGTTTTTTTTTGAGTGCCGTAAGCAACAACGGCAACTTCTTCAAGTGCGTTTTTGTCGGCCCCCATTTGTACGTCAATTTTATAAACGCCCGCCGCTGATAAGGGATAATTTGAAAGGTCAAACTCCTGTGATTTTGAGCCTACAAACGAAAAAACGATGATTGAGCTCCCTCCTTCTTTTAAATTAAGGGTGTACCGACCATCCACGTCAGATTGTGTGCCATTCATGGTTCCTTTAACTTTAACACTTACGCCCGGTAAAGTGAGGCCCTTATCATCGGTGACAACGCCCTGAACTTTTTTGGGTACGACAGCTTTTGCCGGTTCTTTTTTCTGTGGGGCTACAACAGGTACAGGTTCGTTTTTTTCAATTACTATGAGCTGGTCACGCACTACATAGTTGAGGTCCTTCCCTTTTAAAAGCACGCCGAATACTTCTTTTAACTCGGCTTTCTTAAAATCTACGGAAACAAGCTCTTTGTCATTCAACAAATTGTTACTGTAAAAAACAGTCAGGCCAGTTTGCTTTTTGATTGATTTAAATACTTCAGCTAAACCGATGTTAGCCTTTTTGAGTGTTATTGGCCCCGTTGCCTGTGCCTGTACAGCACTGTACCGGGTTACCAATAAAAGAAAAATAAAGGGCAGTATAAGCCGCCGGCTGAATAAAATTCTCTCCATATTATTGGGTTTATGATTTGGTTTTCTTTAAGACCGCATCCTGACGAAACGGGTGAACGGGAACAGGAAAAAATGTATTTTTTTTATTACATAGGCGTCAATTATCAATAATTCAATGAGTTATAGTTGAATGAAATTCAATTATTAAGGCAAGGGCTTCCCAATCTGATTAAAAAACCAGGCATTAAATGCTACAGAAAACAAGTGGTGAATTAACTGAGGCTGCTAAACTACCTGATGTGCAAAACTCCTTCCCTCAAAACGGCGGTAACACCGGCAGATGCCTTGATATTCTGAATAAAAACATCAACCGGTTTATTCTTTTGAATAGCGCCGCTAAAAGCTTCATCGGCCTTGGCCGGATCATCAAAAACAACTTTGACATCAAACCACCGAAGCAGTACATCACTTATATCATGGAGTTTGGTATCGTGGAAATAATAAATATCGTTCATCCAGGCCAGTTCAACCGCAGAATCAAAAGGTTGCGAGGTAAATCCTGTAACCGGCGTGTAAACAGCCTGATAGCCTGGCTGTAAAAGCATTTTTCGTTTATCCTGGCCGCTTGTTGATACCGAACCCTCCACCAATGAAGTCACTGTTTTATCGGTCTGATAAGTGTTTACATTAAACTCGGTACCTAAAACCCTTACATCAGTTTGGTCTGTATGTACAATGAATGGTCGGGCGGCGTTTTTAGCTACTTTAAAAAAGGCTTCCCCGGTCAAATATACCTCCCTCGTTTTACCTGAAAATGCAAAAGGAAAGCGCAGGCTTGATACTGAATTTAACCAAACCTCGGTACCATCTGATAGTACTATCCGGTAATTTAATTTTGAAGGAATAACAAGCGTACTCCATTCAGCCGTTTTATTATTATCAAGCTGATAACTTAACCCGTTAGCTCCTTTCTTTAAATGCGCGAAAGGTACATTAATCATCTTTTTGCTTGTATCCGAAAGATCGATATGTTGTCCGTTAGCCATCCGGAGTTCGATGGCCGGAGCTTTGATATCCCTTTTTGCAGCAACAGTCTCATTAACGGGCATTTTTCGCCAGTAATACCCGGCAGTAAAAGCAATACATAACAAAGCAGCCATAGATAGCCATTTTGTGATCTGTATCCGACGGGTGTTGATCGGCCTAACTTGTTTTATTTCCGTCTCAATTTTATCCCAGGCTTTATTTTCATCAATATTGTCAAAAAAGCCTTGAGCTTTATCTGAAGATAGTTTCTGCTGCATTTCATCCCACAGCTGCTTAACCTGGGGATCATTTTGTATAGCCTCGTTAAGCAAACGGCTTTCTTCCTCGCTTATCGTGCCCGCTATTTGCTCAATTATTAGTTCCTGAAAATACGCTTTATTGTATGTCATTATTTGTAAGACCTCATTATGGATAAATGGGTGAACTTATTTGGCACTTTTTAACCCCTCTTTTAAAGTTTTTATGGCCAGTTTCAAATGAGTTTTCAAAGAGTTTATGCTGATACCCATTTCAAGGGCTGCATCCTTATATTTTTTATTTTCATAATGCACCAGGGTAAAAGCCTGCATCCGCTGCATTGACAGGTCTGCCAGCATTTTCTCCGGGTAAATCTGGGGTACAGGCGTTTCTTCCTCCTCTACCTCTGTAAGCGTATATTTATAGTCAACCAATTTCTTTTGCGTGCGTGTTTCGCTTTCAACTTTTTTCAGGCAGCGGTTACGTATTGCCGTAGTTAAATATGCTTTTAATGACGAATTAATATTGGTAAATAATTGCTTTTCCCAAAGATCAACAAAAAAACCCTGAACAGTGTCTTCAGCTTCCATTTCGTCCTGTAAGATGTAGAAAGCTGATACATTAAGCAACTTGTAGTATTTTTTAAATACTGCTTCAAAGGCCTCCTTGTCCCCTGCCTTTAATTGCTCAATAATTTGAGAATCGTTCAAAATTTCCATGAATTGGTCTTAATCGGTTTATAACTAAATAGGTTGGACTATCTAAAGAAAGCTAAATGTAAAAACTTTTATTGTCAAAACAACAATTATTAAAAAAATATTAGGAATCTCTGTATTTATCAAATAAAGGTTAACTAACGAATCAATTCAGTCGTGTTTTGCCCGTGCGCAGGGAAAGACTATAGCACAAAAAGGAGTAAAAACTCGCGCTTGTAAAATAATACAGCGTTTAGATGGAGATACATAAAAAGCAATCGATAACAGCTGTAATTAATGTAATAAAAACAATTAAATATGAAAAAACGGATCTCAAGCACACTCAGATTTGAAAGAAGAGTATTAATGTTTATGAGCCTATTTTATTTAATTATCAGAAATCACTTTGCTGAAGGGCAACCGGGCCAATTAGTCCCGATTTTAATAATGGAGAATCTTTCGTGTAGAATTTATGAGTAGTAAACGTGAACCTTTTGCTTTTCCTGGGCATACCCTTTATTAACCATTCGGGCCATGCACCATCATTCTGAATCCCGTCGTCAGGCAACTTTTCGTCGCCAATTAACCTGTTAGGCCAGAGGTTTGCCACTTCTATTTCCAATTGGTTATATCTTTTTAAATCAGCGGCGCTAATGTCGATGCGCCAGGGTGCAGTCCATAATATGCCTACAATTTTTCCATTTACCTTTACCCTTGCCATATTATTTACTTCGCCCAGATCAAGGCTGATCTTTTTGTTTTTTTGCTGCAATATGCTCGCGGGCAACTCAAATGTTTTATGATATAGCGCGATGCCCGAATAGTATCTGATGCCATCTTCAGGACGTAGGGTCCAATCCCTTAGCTCATCAAACTTAACAGACTCAGGCCCTCCCCACTTAGGGTCAAAACTTACCTGCCACGATCCGCTTAACTTCTTTATCGTTTTGTATTCTGCAAAATTTTTATGGTTTGCTGCAGCAGATACAGCCCTGGTGAACACCAAAAAATAACTTTGATATGGTTCAAATTTCAACGGTACGGAAATAAGCGCACCATTTCTTGAGTACTCAGAAAGTACCCTAAGCTTAGCTGTCATAGGGTCCCAAAGTTGTATAGTGCTGTTAGCGCTTCGGAATGTCGCTGTGGTAGCAACCTGCTGATCAGTTCTGTTGGATATAAAATATACGTCATCATCACCAACTACACGATGGGTATATCGTAAGTGCCCGTTGGCAGTGAAATCCTGTTGAATATTCATTTTGTTGAGGATGCTGACAGTAAGGTCATATGCCGGATAGAGGTTGTCAACGTTTTTATTCAAATCACCTCCCCATATAACTATTCCTTTTCCAAACCGATGTTCTGTCTGTTGATCCGGTTCCTGTAAACTACCCCACAGTCTTTTTGCCATAGCGGTAAGCTCCTCATCACATGTAGGATAGTTGGAAAGGCCGGGAGATTTTAAAGGAGGCGAACCAACAACCACCGCACCTTCATTTACCAATTCGGTAATTTTTTGCAACAGCGCCGACGTCATAGTTTTCACAGCCGGTAAAACAAGTAAGCTATAACTTGCACCTCCCGGAAACACGATCCGTCCGTTTCGTACGGTGGCCTTATAAAGTTGCCCTGGTGAACAGCCATCAAAATTATAACCTTTTCTGTCAGGAATTACTGCATCTCCATCCATCGCCGATGATGGCGGTCTGAATACGTGCGGAGATCCTTCGGGGGTAAGATAGAGTACATCGGCCACCGCCCGTCCCTGCTGCAACAGATATTGGCAGCGCGATACATAGTCATGATATCCGCTTACCATTGGCCACCAAGTCTGGTTTCTGTCCCAATGCACACCGTAAGGCCCCATTGTTGCGCCAGGTTTTAAAGAATCGGCCAGAAATTGATTTTGGAAAGTGTGGTAAACAAAACGGTTAATGCCGGCAGCAAATGCCCAGTCACCCTGGTTTTTCATCGAGCCAGGGTATTGTTTCCACATATCATCCTGAGCAGTAAAGGCCTCGGCTGGAATTAATGATTTTCCATTTACATGCCCTATAGAAGTAGCTTCCATACAGCTGAACGATGAGTTAAAGCCATATCCCTTGCTCCAGAACTCGCACATAGGGACATCCGCGATATTGCCCAATTCAAGATCTGCCGTCGGGTTCATATCATAAGGTTCGATTGATAATTTAAGCCCGAGTTTATGTGCATAGCGTTTCACATAGCCCGCGTGGTTTTCTAAAACCAATTCCTGTGCGGTTTGCCGCAAATCCCACAAAAAACGTTCGCTTACTTCATTGCTTTCAACTACATTCCCCCCATAAACCGGGTAATAAGGTAAGGGATCATAACCTCTTCGTTTTATAAATTCGGCCCTGAAGTTTCCCGTCCAGTTTTGTGCCCCCATCTCCCAACTGTCAATATGCAATCTTTTTAAGCCTCCCGGTGAAACAACATCCGGCGTTCCGGTTTTTTGCAGGAGCTTGCCAATGTAATTTTCCAAATGCGCATGTAATGCTACTGTATCAAACTTATCTGCTTCAAAGCCGAGGCCGGGCACAGGTGCCGGACGGGTAATAGCGCCGTTGTTGCGTTTACCGAGGCGCATGATTGTCCAGCTCCCTTTTGGAGCACTCCAATCAAGCGTGCCATCTGCATGTAGCTTACCCGTTAAATCAATGATCTTGCTTTTTTCGATTATAGTATTTTTGGCAGCTTCCGGATATGTGGCCAAGTATGGAAGATATTGTTTTACGCCTTTTACTGATGAATAGGGAGCGCGGTAATACAAAGCTTTTTCATCTATATCAGCTAATTTGGATGGGATTGCTTCGGGTGTAGGATATGCAATTACGGCAACATCTTCATAAAAATCATTCCATTGCTTTTTTAATTCAGGAGTAAACGCGCCTTCTCCAAAATAAGGGGCTTTGGGTTGCGGAAGGGATAGTTTAATCTGTTGCGCTGTTCCTCCTTTTACAACAATGGTACTGCTTACTAAATGCTGCATTGATTGAGATATGGGCACCCAGGGGCCACCGCTACCAGTCCACCCAGGTCCTATGCCAAGGGTTATTTCAATACCCAGGCGTTTGGCTTCCTTCACTGCGTGAGCAAACATATTTTGCCACTCTTCGCTTAAAAAATCAACGGAACCGCGCGGGATGCCAACGTTTACCTCTAAAAAGATAAGATTGCTAATGCCTGCTTTTCTCATGGATTCGAGATCGGCCGTAATTGATTTCGCCGACATATTTCCATCCATAAAATACCAATATACACCTGGTTTTGCGCTATCGGGCGGATTAAGAAAGCCCATTTTTAATTTGCTCACCTGTGCCTGGGACACAAACTGAAAACATAAAAGGCCGATAAGCCAGATGGTGGAAAGTCTGTACATTTTAAAAGGTAAATAAACTATGGGTAATTCAAATCTATCTTAATTACGTTTTATTTAACAGCACTTATTTGATATTTGATTTGTAGTTTTTGATTTGACAAAAACTGAAGAAAAGCTACCGCATTTCTTACTTGATTTAATCAATTTTTTGTTTTTAATTTTGTATCGATGATGAACAGCTTACAATTTAAACTTCATAACGGGCAGCTTGAAGAGCTAAGGGATGAACCTGCAAGCTTATTAAAGTTCCTGAATGTTTTATTTGAGCCTTTTTCAGCAAACTACGAACAGCTTAAATACGCGCTTGAGCGTGAGTTCAGACCCGAGGGGTCGCCCGAAGTACTCCGTTTAAATTTTGACCGGATCAAATTTGATCAGCAGGCAGGCCATGGAAGTTTCCGCATCGTATTGGATGTCAATTACTCCTTTGGCTGCGAAGATGTTGTAACCTACAAAAAAGATCAAACCTCGGAGTGGACTTTCATTGTTGATCATAAGCTATTGATTGCAAGCTTCTTCAGTTCGCCATACATCGATAGCCGCTCAACTGCCGACGAATTTTAGTTGCATGCAACAATCTGAAGCCATATCGCTGATTCAAAAAGGCTTAACAAGCGATCATCCTCAACATTGGGCCGATCTGGGCTGTGGTAGCGGTACCTTTACCATTGCCCTCGCAAGCCTTCTCCCCCAGGAAAGTCACATTACAGCTATCGACAAAAGCAACCAACACTTGCCGGCCTTTAGTGATGGTATCAAAATAGATTTTATTAAAGCTGATTTTGTAAACGAACCAATAGCTGTCAATCTATTAGATGGTATTCTGATGGCAAACTCTTTTCATTTTGTAGCAAACAAGACCAAACTGATCAACCAGTTAGAACATACCTTTAAAGGTAATCCCCGGTTCCTGATTGTAGAATATGATGCCACTAAGGCCAATCCATGGGTTCCGTATCCTATATCCTATCAAAAACTAAATCACGAATTTAGTCAGTTAGGATATCAAATAGATAAGTTGGCAGAAATGCCCTCAAGATTTGGAGGCGTGATTTATTCTGCACTTGCTTTCAAATAGGAATTTCTTTGCGATAAGGCTCTATCGATTTGTGACCCGGTTATTATTGATTTTAACGCCCTTACAATCTTTTAAGCTGATCAGTTTATGGATGTCTTTAATATTGCCTGATGATGTTATCTGATTACCAATAATTGTTATCCCGCCAGCACTTGACGCATCAAAAAAACGGGTGCCTTTTATAGTGGCTTTATTACTTGTTATTTTAATGCCGGTATGAACAGGTTTTGGAGATGTTACTTTATTTTCCGGCAATAAACCAATCACAGGCCCACCACACTCAAAAAAGGCATTGTTCCTGATGGTAACGTCCTTCACCGCGCCAGATTCGTACCAACTTGAAGCATCGTCGTTAATCATGATGGCGCTGTTATGAGTGCGGTTAACTATATTATTTTCAATAAGTACTTTTCTTCTTGTAGTAACCAGGATCCCTCTTGTCGGGATCTTTTCAATGGTGTTATTATGGATCCAAACTTCGGGGGTGGCCGTAATATTTTCAACCACGTCACCGGTTTCCATAGCAGCTTGTACTGGCTTACTCAGGGTTAGCAGAAACTCTTTATTGTTCAATTTTTTGACATTGGTCAATTTATTACTTTGATAAGTAAGCAAACTTGCCGGATGTACAAGGCCAATGCTGTCACCGGTCGAAAACGCGTCAAAGCCATAAGTTTGGTCGTGCATGAACTTAACTTTAACCTGGGTTGGCGAAAGCTTTTCCGTTATCTTTAAAAAGGTGCCGTGTACGTTAATGGCATCATCATTGGCTCCCGACAGGTATGAATTGGCAATTTCTATTTTGCCGCTGCAGCCCGAAAAATGTAAGATATCGGCCCAAGCAGCACAAGTACGGCCATCTCTGGCCTTTACTACAACATGATTAAAATTCAAATCTTTACTAAACTGGCTTACCACGCCCATGCCATGCATAAAGTAAATACGGATGTGATCTAAACTAACATTGGTGCTTTTTTGTATAAATAAACCGGCACAATCACGCGTAACGTCCCGGTTTTGATATATCATGCCTTCTTTAAACCCGGGATTCTGTTTAAAAAATATCCGGATCTGATGTGCATTGAGAGCGGCATACTTCAGGTTTTGCTGCGGAATATCCAGCCTTTCCAGCACGCGTGTTGCGGGATCATATTGCTGCCAGTATGAATCGGGCTGATAACGCCAGCCCTCGCCTATCCAGGTTAATGTGCTATCCTTAATGCTATATTCTGATTCGGCATTAACTATTGCATCCGCATGGTTTTCCGTTAACGCCTTGATCTTGAATTCTGAGACCGTTGGCCGGTGATAATCGAAATTCAACCCACTCAACCTGATATTTCTGCTATGATTAATAAAAGTTTCGATCATTTTACCCCTTAAATTAATCAGCGAGGTATTGCCTGTTATATTTACAAACCGGCTGCTATCAACCATGAGTGCAATTGCTTTTAATCCATACGGAACATCATTGGTATTGGAGATCTGAAGCTGTGTTTTGAAAGCGCCGTCAGGAAAAAAATCATATTTACCGGTAGCGAAAGTGATGGTAACCGGATTCTCTTTTGTTCCATGCGCTACAATTGACAGTGTTTCGTGAAATTGACCGGGTGCCAATACTTTTACATTGTCCCCTGCCGATAAAATAAGCTTATTAACGCCATTAAACGTTTTCCATGGTTTTGTAGCGGTAAGGCCTGCATTGTTGTCATTGCCCTTAACAGGGTCGATGTAATAGGTTTTATGACCAGGAGAAATATGCCTGGCCGATAATGCCAAATATTCAACAGGCTTATCCTGAGCTTTTAACAAATGGCATATCATTAACAAGCCCGAAAGCAACAAGTATTTTGCTGTAAAGTTTCTCATGGTATATATCAGGTTACTAATATATAGTGTAGATGTCATAACATTTACACACAGCTTTCACAAAATAAAAATGTGGTTTAGTTGCCTACAGGATAAAAATAAAAAGAAGGGATACCGCTGCGCCACTGAAGTGAGGGTACAACGATCTCAGGAACTTCAGCGCGATGGTAATCTGGTTTTCTACCGTACGCTTGGAAATATTCAGCCTTTCCGCTATTTCGTCGTTGCTCAGGTTCTCTACCCGGCTAAGCCAAAAAATTTCCTGGCAGCGGCGCGGCAATTGTTTAAGTACGTTAGTTAACTCAGTTTGCAGGTCTTCATATCCAAGCTTAACGTCGGCCTCACTAACTAAAGCAAGTGCAGGTTGTTCCGGTATTTGCTCATAAAATTCAACCTTTTCAGCAGCTATTGCCCGAAGCTGTTTGTATACGTGATACCTTGCGGTCACCAGTATATACTTCTGAAAATCGATAATCTTTGAGCTATGTCTTTTTTGCCACAGTGCCACAAAAACATCGTGAACAATCTCCTCGGCAGCGGTATCATCCTTCAAATACTTTTTGGCCGTTTGATAAAGTTTATGCCAATACCTATTGTACAGGACTACAAAAGCCCTGGAACTATCTGAGACAACAGCCTCCCATAATTCGTTGTCAGTAAGTTTATTGGTCATGATTGGTGCGTTAAAAATAAAAATTAT includes:
- a CDS encoding FecR family protein, which codes for MTYNKAYFQELIIEQIAGTISEEESRLLNEAIQNDPQVKQLWDEMQQKLSSDKAQGFFDNIDENKAWDKIETEIKQVRPINTRRIQITKWLSMAALLCIAFTAGYYWRKMPVNETVAAKRDIKAPAIELRMANGQHIDLSDTSKKMINVPFAHLKKGANGLSYQLDNNKTAEWSTLVIPSKLNYRIVLSDGTEVWLNSVSSLRFPFAFSGKTREVYLTGEAFFKVAKNAARPFIVHTDQTDVRVLGTEFNVNTYQTDKTVTSLVEGSVSTSGQDKRKMLLQPGYQAVYTPVTGFTSQPFDSAVELAWMNDIYYFHDTKLHDISDVLLRWFDVKVVFDDPAKADEAFSGAIQKNKPVDVFIQNIKASAGVTAVLREGVLHIR
- a CDS encoding RNA polymerase sigma factor yields the protein MEILNDSQIIEQLKAGDKEAFEAVFKKYYKLLNVSAFYILQDEMEAEDTVQGFFVDLWEKQLFTNINSSLKAYLTTAIRNRCLKKVESETRTQKKLVDYKYTLTEVEEEETPVPQIYPEKMLADLSMQRMQAFTLVHYENKKYKDAALEMGISINSLKTHLKLAIKTLKEGLKSAK
- a CDS encoding glycosyl hydrolase gives rise to the protein MYRLSTIWLIGLLCFQFVSQAQVSKLKMGFLNPPDSAKPGVYWYFMDGNMSAKSITADLESMRKAGISNLIFLEVNVGIPRGSVDFLSEEWQNMFAHAVKEAKRLGIEITLGIGPGWTGSGGPWVPISQSMQHLVSSTIVVKGGTAQQIKLSLPQPKAPYFGEGAFTPELKKQWNDFYEDVAVIAYPTPEAIPSKLADIDEKALYYRAPYSSVKGVKQYLPYLATYPEAAKNTIIEKSKIIDLTGKLHADGTLDWSAPKGSWTIMRLGKRNNGAITRPAPVPGLGFEADKFDTVALHAHLENYIGKLLQKTGTPDVVSPGGLKRLHIDSWEMGAQNWTGNFRAEFIKRRGYDPLPYYPVYGGNVVESNEVSERFLWDLRQTAQELVLENHAGYVKRYAHKLGLKLSIEPYDMNPTADLELGNIADVPMCEFWSKGYGFNSSFSCMEATSIGHVNGKSLIPAEAFTAQDDMWKQYPGSMKNQGDWAFAAGINRFVYHTFQNQFLADSLKPGATMGPYGVHWDRNQTWWPMVSGYHDYVSRCQYLLQQGRAVADVLYLTPEGSPHVFRPPSSAMDGDAVIPDRKGYNFDGCSPGQLYKATVRNGRIVFPGGASYSLLVLPAVKTMTSALLQKITELVNEGAVVVGSPPLKSPGLSNYPTCDEELTAMAKRLWGSLQEPDQQTEHRFGKGIVIWGGDLNKNVDNLYPAYDLTVSILNKMNIQQDFTANGHLRYTHRVVGDDDVYFISNRTDQQVATTATFRSANSTIQLWDPMTAKLRVLSEYSRNGALISVPLKFEPYQSYFLVFTRAVSAAANHKNFAEYKTIKKLSGSWQVSFDPKWGGPESVKFDELRDWTLRPEDGIRYYSGIALYHKTFELPASILQQKNKKISLDLGEVNNMARVKVNGKIVGILWTAPWRIDISAADLKRYNQLEIEVANLWPNRLIGDEKLPDDGIQNDGAWPEWLIKGMPRKSKRFTFTTHKFYTKDSPLLKSGLIGPVALQQSDF
- a CDS encoding class I SAM-dependent methyltransferase, encoding MQQSEAISLIQKGLTSDHPQHWADLGCGSGTFTIALASLLPQESHITAIDKSNQHLPAFSDGIKIDFIKADFVNEPIAVNLLDGILMANSFHFVANKTKLINQLEHTFKGNPRFLIVEYDATKANPWVPYPISYQKLNHEFSQLGYQIDKLAEMPSRFGGVIYSALAFK
- a CDS encoding right-handed parallel beta-helix repeat-containing protein, which encodes MRNFTAKYLLLSGLLMICHLLKAQDKPVEYLALSARHISPGHKTYYIDPVKGNDNNAGLTATKPWKTFNGVNKLILSAGDNVKVLAPGQFHETLSIVAHGTKENPVTITFATGKYDFFPDGAFKTQLQISNTNDVPYGLKAIALMVDSSRFVNITGNTSLINLRGKMIETFINHSRNIRLSGLNFDYHRPTVSEFKIKALTENHADAIVNAESEYSIKDSTLTWIGEGWRYQPDSYWQQYDPATRVLERLDIPQQNLKYAALNAHQIRIFFKQNPGFKEGMIYQNRDVTRDCAGLFIQKSTNVSLDHIRIYFMHGMGVVSQFSKDLNFNHVVVKARDGRTCAAWADILHFSGCSGKIEIANSYLSGANDDAINVHGTFLKITEKLSPTQVKVKFMHDQTYGFDAFSTGDSIGLVHPASLLTYQSNKLTNVKKLNNKEFLLTLSKPVQAAMETGDVVENITATPEVWIHNNTIEKIPTRGILVTTRRKVLIENNIVNRTHNSAIMINDDASSWYESGAVKDVTIRNNAFFECGGPVIGLLPENKVTSPKPVHTGIKITSNKATIKGTRFFDASSAGGITIIGNQITSSGNIKDIHKLISLKDCKGVKINNNRVTNR
- a CDS encoding RNA polymerase sigma-70 factor, translating into MTNKLTDNELWEAVVSDSSRAFVVLYNRYWHKLYQTAKKYLKDDTAAEEIVHDVFVALWQKRHSSKIIDFQKYILVTARYHVYKQLRAIAAEKVEFYEQIPEQPALALVSEADVKLGYEDLQTELTNVLKQLPRRCQEIFWLSRVENLSNDEIAERLNISKRTVENQITIALKFLRSLYPHFSGAAVSLLFIFIL